The following is a genomic window from Atribacteraceae bacterium.
GCATCGAGCTTTTGCCGATAGCTTGGATCACCAGCTTGACTTCTGGAAAGAACCCCCCTTCTTTGAAATGCTCACAGTACTTCAGGAAACCTTCCACAAAGCCGTACTGGGCGAGATCACTGCCCGGGAAGCCATGGATCACGTGGCGAAGGTCCATACTGATATCCTGCTTCGTTGGGGGTACCTGCCCGAGTAAGACATTGTGTGGATTAGCGATAGATGGGGTCAGGAGTTTCCATCTATCGCTAATCTCTCCTGGAAAGCAAGAATCGACTAGACCGGTTGAGTCCATTATAGAAGCAATGGTGAGTTTCCCCCCCCTACTGATGACTGCTATAATAATTAAAGAAGTCGACTTGACAGAGGACCTGACGGCAGCGAGATAAAAATGAAGTTCTCCTTCTTCTTGCCATCGTCGCATAGGGTAAACAAGAATCCACCAAGAGGTGTTAGCGACAGGACAGGATTTATGTTCTGTGCCCCTGCCTATTAATAGCGGGGGGGCAACTCTATAATACACGTGGGGCAACGGATATGTCAGACAGGACTACAGGGAGCGTAGGGGCAAGCGAAGAAGAAATTAATCGGTAATGCCTTTCCCACAGGGCTTTGTATCCTCTTACCCTTTTATCCTTTATTAATAGGAGTGAGATGATGAAAAAAATGAGTAGGTGGAATAAATTTTTGGACCGGCGGCTGGCCACGACGATGGTCGCCCCTTGTATTATCATCCTACTGGGGATATTTCTCTTTCCTCTCTTGTGGTCGCTGGGATTGAGTTTTTATGATTACTCCGTGCTCCGGCCGTTTCCACCCCGTTTTATAGGATTTCAGCATTATAATGAAATCATCCGGGATCCTTATATCTGGGCGCGTTTTGCGACATCCATGCATTTTGTAGCCCTGGCGGTCGGCTTGCAACTCGTGCTGGGGGTCTCCCTGGCCTTTCTCATGTATGACAATTTCAAAGGGAAAAAGATTTTCATGGCCCTCATGCTTAGCCCGATGATGATGGCTCCGGTTGCGGTAGGCGCTTTTTTCCGTTTTATGTACGAACCAACCTTCGGCATCATTCCATATCTGTCTAGAACTCTTTTCAACGTGAATATCGGTTGGCTCATCGACCCCTCAGTAGCGCTTTATTCCCTGGTTTTTGTGGATACCTGGATGTGGTCACCTTTCGTGATGCTGTTTACTCTGGCTGGGTTGTTGTCCATACCCCAACATCTGTTGGAAATGGGAGATATTGACCGAGCCAGTTGGTGGCAGCGGTTTCGTAACATAATTCTTCCCCAAATCAAGCCCCTGCTCATTCTAGCCCTTCTCTTGCGAACCATGGAATCGTTCCGTTTGTTCGACACCATCTGGGTCATGACCGCGGGAGGCCCGGGTCTGGCCACTGAAACGCTGGCTATTACCCTTTACCGGGTGGCCTTTCAACACTACCATACCGGAAGGTCGTCCGCGATCGCCTATATCATGCTTATTGTGGTAATTGTACTGACCAATCTCTACTTGAGACTCGCCATGCGGCAAGAAGGAGCAAGGAGGTGACTATATGAACAATCGACGTGGAGTGTGGAAAGTGATCAAGCCTTATGTGGCTATCATTGTGAGTCTGATTTATTTTTCCCCGGTGCTATGGGTTTTTCTTACCGCCTTTAAGCCAAGGACCGACATTGTTTCTCCTGTTCCCAGGTTTATATTTGCTCCAACCCTGGATCATTTTTCCCGCCTTTTTTTTCGCCGAGTGACTACCGGAACGGGAGAGGTGCTTCTGGAGGCGACCCCCTTTGTCCGCTTTTTTAGCAACAGTATTTTTTTATCTCTGTTCAGTGTAGCTTTGGCCCTGGCTCTGGGGACATTCGCAGCATACGCGATATCTCGTTTTCCCATGAGAAACAAGGGGTTTCTCATGTTCTATATTCTTTCCAATCGGATGCTCCCGCCCATTGCGGTTGTTGTTCCCCTATACCTTATGTACCTGACGCTGGGTATTATGAACACCCATATTGGCATGCTTCTTCTTTACACCGCCTTCAGCATTCCACTGGCCATCTGGATGATGAAAAGTTTTTTCGATGACATTCCTCATGAAATAGAGGAAGCTGCCAGGGTTGATGGATCGTCGCGATTCAGGGCGTTTTACAAAACCGCGTTGCCCCAGGTGTGGGCGGGCATCGCCGCCACGTTCATAATCTCCTTGATTTTTGTCTGGAACGAGTTCTTGTTTGCCCTGATGCTCACCGGCCGGGAAACCCGCACAGTTCCGGTGGCCCTCTCCATTACTTTGCGAGGAGAAAGAGGGGTGGACTGGGGTTTACTGGCGGCAGTCGAGGGCATCTACGTGATTCCAGCCATCATACTGGCTTTTGTCGCTCAGGGCTATCTCCTGCGTGGCTTGACTTTTGGAACGGTCAGAAAGTGAGTTCTTGATTATGCATCGGGTTGAGCTGAGAAATATCGTCAAACGGTTTGGAAATTTCACTGCTTTGAAAAATATCGATATCGTGGTGGAAGAGGGAGAACTACTTTCTCTGCTGGGACCATCCGGGTGTGGCAAAACGACCACTTTACGGATCATAGCCGGACTCGAGGCTCCGACTGAAGGGGACGTGTTTATTGAGGGCAAAAGAGTCAATAATCTCAGCGCTTCCGAGAGAAACATCGCCATGGTTTTTCAGTTTGTCGCTTTGTACCCCTATATATCCGTGTGGGAAAACCTTGCCTTCCCGTTGAAAGCTCAAAAAATGCCAGCTGCAAAAATACACCAGAAGGTCAAGGAAATCAGTACGATTCTCGGGTTGAACCATATCCTCAACCGATATCCCCGGGACATTCACCCTGCCGAAGGACAAATGGTTTCAATCGGCAAAGCGGTGATCCGGGATCCGGAAGTCTATCTGTTCGATGAACCTCTTTCCCACCTGGATGCCAACATGCGGGTAAAAATGCGGGCCGATATCAAACATCTGCACGAAAGTCTGGGGCGGTCCATGGTCTTTGTCACCCACGACCAACTCGAGGCCATGGGCCTTTCTGATCGAATCGCCATCATGAGCCAGGGGGAAATTGTGCAAATCGGTCCCCCGCAAGAAATATTTCACAAACCGGTGAATCTGTATGTCGCCGATTTCGTTGGATCCCCTCCCATGAATTTCCTGGAATGCCGGACAGCACAGGATGGTGATGCTTGTTACCTGCAGAGTGATTCTGTGCGAATCAGAATAAAGAAAGAGCGCTGGATCAGGGCTGAAGAACGAGCGGGAAGTCAGCAATTCGCTCAGAAGACAATCGTCATGGGCATACGCCCCCGGCATATAAAAATTCATCAAACATCGGAGACCGGCAAATCCGGATTTCTGATCCCGGGTGTCGTTGAATTCATCGATCCCGAGGGAAAAGAGGTAGCATTGCATATAAGGCTCTCGGAATCGATCAGCCTCAAGGCCATGCTTCCTTTTCATTTTCAAGTCAAAGAAAAGGTGTGGATCGAACTGGAGCAAGATCAGATAAAATTATTCCTCAAGGATTCAGGGGAGGCCATTTTAGTATGAGTAAGCCAAATATCCCTTCGTACGAAGGAAGACTGCGGATTCGCCTGACCGTCAAAGCACAGCAGTGGGTCGATACCATTGCCATAGTTATAGCTTTGGTCGGTATTGTGCTGATGGGCCAAACGTATACCGTGACCCTTTTTACCGCTGGTTTTTGGATGATGGCCTTGGGGGGTTTTTTTTACATCTGGACTACGTTTCTCCCGAAAAGGGATCACTCTATTGTCCTTTCGCTTCGGGTGCTGGGAGCCCTTTTTGGGGTTCTGATGGCGGTGATCTTTCTGAGCCAGTATCTGGCGCCAATTTTTCTAGGAGTACCCCCTGCCGATCCTGCTGCTCCCACGGGGCCACCGAGAATACCGGGCATCGATTTTTAACCTTTTAAACCTTCACCCGCTTAATCTCTTGTAGTGCTGATATAATAGATATAATATCAGATGCAAAAGAGCAGGTGAGGGGCGCAGTGGGAGAAAACAATCTCTGACTGCATAAGGCAATCGAAGGTTGGGTGAAGCTCCCCGGCAGCGGGTTTTATCCGGTTTCGGCCCTGAGGCGGTATTTATATTTCCAAGGCCGTTGGAGAGTACCTGTGAAGTCCGAACCCGATATGATTGGAGGGTTCCGCCCCAGTGCACGGTGAAAACGTCAGTTCGGCCAGCGATCGGGCGATCCTCTCATCCGTCCTTATTTCACAATGTAAAAACAAGAGCTGATTGTGGGCTGGGGGGGCCGGAGCCCGGCCAATATCGCCTTATTTTTGATCCCTGGGGGATCTTTCCCTCCTTTTATTTCTTTTAAGCCGATACGGCGCTTAGCTTTCCCGCTGCGCCTTTCGAGGTGAAGACCGCTTATTCACCTGTTTCGGCCAACGGGATTTCCTACGGCAATTTTTGGCGACCAAGGGATTGCAAAACAGTGAATTCGATTGTCCAGAATTTGATTCAGACTTTTACCGGCTTGCCTGCGGGAAATCACCGAAGAACGGTTCTTTTTCCCTATCCGGTATTGGCTATGACCGGGTTCCTGGTGATGGGGTTTTTGCTGGGGGAACAATGGTCCATCCCGCATTATAGCCTTGTTTTATTCATGCTTGTCTCGCTGCTGGCCGCCGTTGTGTTTTTTTCAAAGAATGTGGGCTTTTTCCTGACTATGACGATCTTCTGGCTCAGTGCCGGTGCGTTGCTGTTCGGGCTGGTTTTTGAGGTTCCGATGCTCCGGCTCCTCCCGATGAATGGAAAACACCTGACCCTCGAGGGGCACCTGGAATGGGACGGACGCCGTTTTTTCCTCCGAGATATTAAGGGGTTTCCGGGATACGCCCCGTCACTGTTGGTCAAACCGGGTCGAGGAGCGGACCTCGCTACGGACGGGATAAATGTTCAATTGTCGGGCCGTTTCCGTCTGATCAATTCCTTTGCCAATCCGGGGGTGACGGACCTTTTCGATTTCTGGTGGAAACGCCGGGTTTTTGGGGAAATAACGGCCGAGTCCCTAACGGTTCTCGAAGAACAGGCGCTAATGAGAACCGTCTTGTCCGGGATTCACCGATTCCGGGAACGCTTTTTCGCCGGCTGGGAAAAGGACCTGGGGGAGACCTATCCTCTTTTTGCCGCGTTGGTCTGGGGAGAACGGGGAGAGGCATTTGACCGGTACTTTGAGGTACTCCGAAAATCGGGGATCTACCATGCTTTCAGCGTATCGGGGCTGCACATGGCACTTTTCGGAGGCTTGGTTCTGCTTATTTTTCAGGGTTATGCCCCGGTAAAAAAAATATCTTGGGTTTCGGCAATTGTCTTTTCCTTCGTTTATCTCATATTTTGTGGGTTCGTTCCCTCGGCGTTTCGAGCCTGGCTGATGTTTGCCCTTTTCCTGATCGGCCGCCAGTTGGGTAGGAGCGTAGCCGCCATCAATTTCCTGTGTTTGGCATTCGTCATCATGTTATTTCTTCAGCCGGAAACCGTGTTTCATGCCGGTGCACAACTCTCCTTCACCGCAACCGGAGGCATTCTCCTGGTTTCCGACCTGGCTGCCCGCCTCTCAGCCGGGGGCCATGGTCTTTTTCGTTACTTGAAAGGGTCAACTACGGTCTCCCTGGGCGTTTTCAGTACCAGTCTGCCGGTTCTGATTCTCCACGGGTTTTCTTTTTCCAGCCTGTCCTTTCTCGGTAACCTGCTCTTGATGCCGGTCATCCAGATCACCATTGGCTTGACTTTTCTGGGAACGGTACTGGGTGTGTGGCAGGGTTTACGCATGTTTATCCTACCCCTGATTCGCTTTTTTTTGTCTTTTTCTCTTGGGTTGGCGACTTGGTTTACGGATCATATTCCTTACCTGTACTGGGATTTTACCTCGCGAGCGAAA
Proteins encoded in this region:
- a CDS encoding DNA internalization-related competence protein ComEC/Rec2; amino-acid sequence: MNSIVQNLIQTFTGLPAGNHRRTVLFPYPVLAMTGFLVMGFLLGEQWSIPHYSLVLFMLVSLLAAVVFFSKNVGFFLTMTIFWLSAGALLFGLVFEVPMLRLLPMNGKHLTLEGHLEWDGRRFFLRDIKGFPGYAPSLLVKPGRGADLATDGINVQLSGRFRLINSFANPGVTDLFDFWWKRRVFGEITAESLTVLEEQALMRTVLSGIHRFRERFFAGWEKDLGETYPLFAALVWGERGEAFDRYFEVLRKSGIYHAFSVSGLHMALFGGLVLLIFQGYAPVKKISWVSAIVFSFVYLIFCGFVPSAFRAWLMFALFLIGRQLGRSVAAINFLCLAFVIMLFLQPETVFHAGAQLSFTATGGILLVSDLAARLSAGGHGLFRYLKGSTTVSLGVFSTSLPVLILHGFSFSSLSFLGNLLLMPVIQITIGLTFLGTVLGVWQGLRMFILPLIRFFLSFSLGLATWFTDHIPYLYWDFTSRAKQWEGLYVWLLMIACLLVLYLRKRPGKLMVALVGVVVFFLLLVVFQPGPLFEFWVLDVGQGLGTAVLYGERAVVFDSGGIVRNYGNVGASVLSPFLRYQGIEAIEAIFITHPHQDHQAGTGPLMENYPVEMVFYRKNGAPLEARNVSPIEDPARFFFADRILVQVYPVDGPKVNDQALVFRIELPGLSVLVSGDIEEEGMRQLFRYGTHNIEADVLVMPHHGQYTPEVRELLLRSGSSFAIISVGENRYGHPDYRTLKLLHEMDITTFVTERDGGVRMVPKPDGWRIETFGKSGIRTVDQE
- a CDS encoding ABC transporter ATP-binding protein, translated to MHRVELRNIVKRFGNFTALKNIDIVVEEGELLSLLGPSGCGKTTTLRIIAGLEAPTEGDVFIEGKRVNNLSASERNIAMVFQFVALYPYISVWENLAFPLKAQKMPAAKIHQKVKEISTILGLNHILNRYPRDIHPAEGQMVSIGKAVIRDPEVYLFDEPLSHLDANMRVKMRADIKHLHESLGRSMVFVTHDQLEAMGLSDRIAIMSQGEIVQIGPPQEIFHKPVNLYVADFVGSPPMNFLECRTAQDGDACYLQSDSVRIRIKKERWIRAEERAGSQQFAQKTIVMGIRPRHIKIHQTSETGKSGFLIPGVVEFIDPEGKEVALHIRLSESISLKAMLPFHFQVKEKVWIELEQDQIKLFLKDSGEAILV
- a CDS encoding sugar ABC transporter permease: MMKKMSRWNKFLDRRLATTMVAPCIIILLGIFLFPLLWSLGLSFYDYSVLRPFPPRFIGFQHYNEIIRDPYIWARFATSMHFVALAVGLQLVLGVSLAFLMYDNFKGKKIFMALMLSPMMMAPVAVGAFFRFMYEPTFGIIPYLSRTLFNVNIGWLIDPSVALYSLVFVDTWMWSPFVMLFTLAGLLSIPQHLLEMGDIDRASWWQRFRNIILPQIKPLLILALLLRTMESFRLFDTIWVMTAGGPGLATETLAITLYRVAFQHYHTGRSSAIAYIMLIVVIVLTNLYLRLAMRQEGARR
- a CDS encoding carbohydrate ABC transporter permease yields the protein MNNRRGVWKVIKPYVAIIVSLIYFSPVLWVFLTAFKPRTDIVSPVPRFIFAPTLDHFSRLFFRRVTTGTGEVLLEATPFVRFFSNSIFLSLFSVALALALGTFAAYAISRFPMRNKGFLMFYILSNRMLPPIAVVVPLYLMYLTLGIMNTHIGMLLLYTAFSIPLAIWMMKSFFDDIPHEIEEAARVDGSSRFRAFYKTALPQVWAGIAATFIISLIFVWNEFLFALMLTGRETRTVPVALSITLRGERGVDWGLLAAVEGIYVIPAIILAFVAQGYLLRGLTFGTVRK